From Mus musculus strain C57BL/6J chromosome 17, GRCm38.p6 C57BL/6J, the proteins below share one genomic window:
- the Vmn1r237 gene encoding vomeronasal type-1 receptor 4, whose translation MENSDIVISVIFLSQTVVGILGNSFLVYHYLMLYYMRCRLKFTDWILQHLIVANFLTLLCKGIPHTVSAFGLKNFLDDIGCKLTFYLHRIGRGVSISSTCFLSVFQAITISPSASRWTQLKAKSPSYIASCVYMSWALSFLVNIAFPMDMRARQNNRNITRLRVYGICSTVHHNKVSDIINAVLLSIPDVVFMVLMVWSSGYMVCILYRHKQRMKHIHRSTFSFRSSAEFRATKTILLLVSTFVFFYTISCLFQINLALFHNPTSLWVNMASVVTACFPTVSPFLVISS comes from the coding sequence ATGGAAAACAGTGACATTGTAATTAGTGTGATCTTCTTATCACAGACTGTAGTTGGGATCCTGGGCAACTCCTTCTTAGTCTACCATTATCTGATGCTTTACTACATGAGGTGCAGACTAAAGTTCACAGACTGGATTCTGCAGCACTTGATTGTAGCCAACTTCTTAACTCTACTGTGTAAAGGAATCCCCCATACTGTGTCTGCCTTTGGGTTGAAAAACTTCCTCGATGACATTGGTTGTAAACTGACCTTCTATCTTCACAGAATAGGGAGGGGTGTTTCCATCAGCAGCACCTGCTTTCTGAGTGTCTTCCAGGCCATCACCATCAGTCCAAGTGCTTCCAGGTGGACACAGCTTAAAGCCAAGTCTCCCAGTTACATTGCTTCCTGTGTGTACATGAGTTGGGCCCTGTCATTCTTAGTAAATATAGCTTTTCCCATGGACATGAGAGCAAGACAAAACAATAGGAACATTACACGCCTAAGGGTGTATGGTATCTGTTCTACTGTTCATCATAACAAGGTCAGTGACATTATCAATGCAGTATTACTCTCTATTCCTGATGTGGTGTTCATGGTGCTGATGGTTTGGTCCAGTGGCTACATGGTTTGTATTCTTTACAGACATAAGCAGAGGATGAAGCACATTCATAGGAGTACCTTTTCATTCAGGTCCTCTGCTGAGTTTAGAGCCACAAAGACCATTCTGCTCTTGGTGAGCACCTTTGTCTTTTTTTACACAATTTCTTGCCTCTTCCAAATTAATTTGGCTCTTTTCCATAACCCAACCTCATTATGGGTGAACATGGCTTCAGTAGTTACTGCATGTTTCCCAACTGTGAGTCCCTTTCTGGTGATCTCCAGTTAA